TATTTTTTAAGGATATCACAAATTGTGATATCCTCTGGCCAACAAATCTATTTTAAATCTTCATTTATTCTAATTCTAAAATCACTTTCTGACCAAGCCTCTTTATTTGTTTGAGGGTCAATTTTAACAATTACATTCTCACTTAATTTAATTTTATTTCGTCCTTCAAGTATTGGAATGATTTTTTTCAAATCTTCAACATTATTTCCTTTGTTTTTCCAATCCTTCTCAACAATTACATAATCGACCCATTCATCCCCATAACTTCTCATCATATTAAAAAATTCAGTAAGTACCATTTCATTATGATCATGACATTTATCCATTTTTCTTTACCCCCTAATAAAAACTGCCCACATTTTACGCACGGTTTATGGCAAAAGCAACCCAGGAAACCGCAACCTGGCTACCGGCAGGCAGGCAATACCGCCGCGCTCGCTCTGTTTCCATGCCGGGTTCAGCTCAATGACAAAATCATTGAAGGTTGGCAAACTAATAAATGCATCACAAGGTACGGAGACAAAGATGTCCCTCTTTCCTGATCGAAAAAACTGCTTTGATAACCACATTCATTTATGTTGAATTCTGTCTCGTGAAAATTCAGCGTGTTCTGCGCATTTCGCTTACATTGAGAAAAATCGAAATGCGCGAGGCCTTTTCTTTTCGTCCATTTTCTTTGTGGCCAGACAAAGAAAATGGACAGCTCAATAAAAGAGAGCAATAAAGCTAAATACGTACAGGGAAAAAACCTAGGTCGTTAATTAAATACTATCCCAATATCCTTAACAATAATCTTCCCACAATATTTTCTCGCTTGAGCCGCTACAAACCCCTTCTTCATGGCAATAAATGTAACGGTCGTGTTCGCTTTGATCGCCACCCCCATCGCCTCGCCAGTATCAGCATTTAAACCGGATGGAACATCAACCGCCAGAATAGGTTTGTGTGAATCGTTTATGACTTCGATCACGTCGCGGATCGGCCGGCGGACCTCTTTTGTTAGCCCGATCCCCAGGATCGCGTCGATTACCAACTCAGTGTTGGAGAGCGCTCCAAGCTGGGCCGCTTCTTTAACCCAAACAATCGGCAAACCAAGATGCTCAATCATCAGCAGATTGGCCATAAAATCGATCGTCCCCCGGTTGTGGTCCCCAATAACAAAAACCGTGACTTTTTTTCCTTGATTGAAAAGGTGGCGTGCAGCGACCAGACCGTCGCCGCCATTGTTCCCGATCCCGCAAACAACCGCGACTTTCTCTTTCCACCAGAGCATTTTCAACGCGACTTCAGCCACGCTCCGTCCCGCATTCTCCATCAAGACGATCGACGGCAGCCCAAAATCAACCTGGGCCCGGTGGTCAAACCCTTTTGCTTCGGCAATGGAGATTCCTCTCATGACCAGATTATAGCAAATCATCCGAAATTTCACCGGTTAAATAGAGATATTAAACCAAGAGAACAGCGCGATTGGTCGGAGTCCAAACAAGGAAGAAAACTCGTGTCTATTTATAACCGGAGAATTGCCTGCATAACTGGGGGAACAGGTTTTCGCTCTGTAGCCAAAGCCCTGGCTTCGCTTTATCCCAATCCCACAACGGTCCATGTAATTGGCACCGCCGATAGCGGGCGGAGCACCAGAAGGATCAGGGAATTTTTTGGCATCCCGGCAATCGGCGACCTGCGCAGCCGCTGCATCGACCTTGCCGACCGGCGGACCCTTGGCTATCGCGAGATCACCGACCTGCTCGCCTATCGTTTGCCGAACATAGAAAATAAAACGGCCCTGGAAGATGAGTTCGCCGCAATAATAAAAGGCCATCACCCGCTAACACACGCCGCTTCCGCCGGCAACCATAAATTCACCAGGATCATTCTGGCCAATTTAAAACGTTTTGATGAAGAACGAAAGACCATAGAATTGACCAAAGGATCT
The sequence above is a segment of the Candidatus Margulisiibacteriota bacterium genome. Coding sequences within it:
- a CDS encoding NAD(P)H-hydrate epimerase; translation: MICYNLVMRGISIAEAKGFDHRAQVDFGLPSIVLMENAGRSVAEVALKMLWWKEKVAVVCGIGNNGGDGLVAARHLFNQGKKVTVFVIGDHNRGTIDFMANLLMIEHLGLPIVWVKEAAQLGALSNTELVIDAILGIGLTKEVRRPIRDVIEVINDSHKPILAVDVPSGLNADTGEAMGVAIKANTTVTFIAMKKGFVAAQARKYCGKIIVKDIGIVFN